The genomic stretch TTTATACGGGTCGGGTTTGTACGGGTTTCGGGCCGGGTTAGGGTCAAAACGGATCTTAGTGACACCTTTTTAAATAATTGTgtaaattaatatattttcatcTCTTTTTTCGAGATTTTTTTTTGTATCCTTTTATTTACTCTTAAATTCATGATCaatttatcttttatttttctaCCTATTAGTCTCCCTTTTTTACATAACATATATAATATAATTACTAGTTTCAcacccgtgcgttgcaacggggtaattaacttaattATAATGTAAAACTTGTGCGTTGCGTTGCAAGTGGTACAATAGTTGAAAGATTCAAAATATTTTGGCCTAATACCTAAATTCAATgatactcttatttataatcacgAGATCATCCCACCTTATAATATTCTTTTGATGTGGGATAATTTAACTATTTAGATGTATATTCATCACAATTGCAtaatttttcaatatgggacaataatatacttagaagtacaccatatttttcgcACCTACTTCGACATCAAACCTGGTTTACTAATAAACAAATATTAAATTATCTATTAGTATTCAtacatttcttttcttttctttttagcataattaaaatatgtgtgcaaataatatgaaacttatactctaatgataccatttttttgctagaatataaataaaaattataaacatcacttgaatataatatgaAACATATATATCATATTATGGAGACAATGACTCAATCTCTTAAAAGCTCTCTAAGACATATGAagagattcaaaagattttggattgaAATCTAACTTACAATGATTCCACCTATTTATGTTGTTTACATGTAGTATATTCATCACATCAACATTATTAATATAACTTTGTGCGAAAAGTTGAACTGATAAGTTGTTATACGGTGCGGGACAAATAGTGAGTAGCGACTATATATTTGCTAATCATTTGATTAATTAATCATGTGCTAAAACTATGCTTTAAAACATATATCAGCATGCTTTATTtaatattttgatttttgaaagttgGAATATTTTTAATCATTTTATATTAGTATAATTTGCTTTAAATACTAAATTTTTATAAAATTTCCCATTAACGGGTCAGGTTACGAGTGGGGTCGGGTCCTGACCCTAAATGTGCGAGTCATTATCGGGGCGGGTCATTTTTCGGGTCGGGTTAGTTTCGGGCGAGTTTCGGTCGGTTTTTCGGGCCGGGTCATCTTTTGACAGGTCTAGTCTCATGTGATACCCGCCCCACGACCCGCGATGAATGACACTTTTAAAACCCATCCCCGTCCCACGACCCATCAAATCCGTACCCTCACCCACCATCATCCCTAGCCttcaacaataaaaaaaacattgTGTTTCCATACCTTATCGTATAGATACAACCGTGAACTATCGCACACAAGACTTGACGTTATCCTAATCTAAACAATCCGTCTCATTCTAGACTAACACTATTCGTCTAAAGTTGTAGCCTGTAGATGGATATCCATTTTCCACCTACTTACACTATCCACTCTTATTTTGTAAGAGGGACAGTATCTATCTACATCCGTCTAAGGTGAAAATTTGTCTAATCTAAATGACAAGCAATACATCTTGGCCACTTCCCATTTATGTTATCGTCCCCTCGCAGTCCCTCCCGCGCTTTTGTTTGACACAATGCCGAACTTTACGTAATGCTACTGCTGCTTGTTACTCAAACTTCCCAAAATTGAAACTTCACCCCAAAATTTCAACCACAATAAACCTTTCTGAAGAAATCAATTATTCAATTATGTTATGTAAATCCCTAAACTTTGAAATGAGCTGTTATTTCCCAGCACCATACCATGTAAACATCGCCTCAATTAGCATTAGAGTTTCAGTTTCTCCACTTGAAACCCATGATTTTTCCTCCAAGAAACTCCAAGATTCAAAGTTTCTACAATTACCCAATAAAGGGAACAAAAATGTTGGTAAATTTCATAAGAAGAATGTGAATTCAAGTGTAGTAATTGAGAAACAAAGAATTTTGGGATTGAACCCACATGGGTCTGTTGATGAATTAGGTAGAGAACAGTCTAGGGGGAGTTGGGTTCGGCCGAAAAGCCGAGATAAGGTTAATGGTGTGGAGTTTGAAGGTGGTGAGGATGGGAATTTGCGCGGTAAGAAAGTGCACACCAGGTGTTCGACGAAATGGGCTTCCTATGGAGGGTGTATTGCGGAGATGTTACGGGCTTTGGAGAATGTTGGTGACTTGGACGAGGCGTTTAAGCCGTGGGAAGCTAGGCTTAGTAATAAAGAGAGGAGTATTATATTGAAAGAGCAAGTGAGTTGGGAGAGAGCTCTCGAGATTTTCGAGTGGTTTAAGAAGAAGGGGTGTTATGAGTTGAATGTGATTCATTATAATATTATGATTAGGATACTAGGGAAAGCGCGGAAATGGGGTGAGGTAGAGAGATTGTGGGATGAGATGAGGGATAAGAAGATTGCACCAATAAATTCTACTTATGGTACTCTTATCGATGTTTATAGCAAAGGCGGTCTTAAGGAGGAGGCTATTGTTTGGTTGCAAAGGATGAACGAGCAACGGATGGAGCCCGATGAGGTTACAATGGGAATTGTTGTGCAAATGTACAAGAAATCAGGGGAGTTTAGGAAAGCTGAGGAGTTCTTTAAAATGTGGTCTTCGAGTAAATCCACGAAAGAGAAGAGTACACTTGAAAAACCTACAGTCTTCCCTACTAAAGCGAGTGTTGGCCATCACCTTAGCTTGTACACATATAATACCCTCATTGATACATATGGGAAATCTGGGCAGCTTCAAGAAATGGCGGATACCTTTCAGAAGATGCTTAAAAATGGAGTTATTCCTGATACCATAACCTTCAATACAATGATTCACATCTATGGTAATATGGGTATGCTAGAGGAGGTCAATTCATTGGTGAAGAAGATGGAAGAGCTAAAACGTGCTCCAGACACAAGAACATATAACATACTTATATCCCTCTATGCTAAGCGCGATGACATCAACCTAGCATATAGTTACTTGACTAAGATGAAAGCAGCCGGCCTTGAGCCAGACCCTGTGAGCTACCGTACTCTCTTGTATGCTTTTTCTATCCGAAATATGGTTGTTGAAGCAGAGTTGCTTGTTTCAGAAATGGATGAGAGAGGTCTTGAAATTGACGAGTTTACACAATCTGCTCTGACTAGAATGTATATTGAAGCTGCCATGCTGGATAAGTCATGGTCATGGTTTCAGCGTTTCCACCTTAAAGGAAATATGAGTTCAGAGTGCTATTCTGCTAACATTGATGCATATGGAGAACGTGGGCATGTGGATGAAGCTGAGAAAGTGTTTTTTTGTTGCCGAGAGAGGAACAAAATCGGGGTGGTTGAATTCAATGTGATGATCAAAGCTTATGGCATAAGTAAAAAATATGACAAGGCATGTCAATTGTTTGATAGCATGGAGAAAGAAGGTGTCCTTCCCGATAGATGTTCCTATATTTCTCTCATTCAATTGCTAGCATCTGCAGATTTGCCCCACATTGCAAAGCCTTATCTTTTAAAGATGCAGGAATCGGGTCTCGTGAATGATTGTGTCCCTTATAGTGCTCTCATATCAAGCTTTGCGAAACTAGGCCAGTTGGAATTGGCCAAAAGCTTGTACAAAGAGATGATTGGGTATAAAGTACAGCCTGATATTGTTATGTATGGCGCGCTAATAAACGCCTCTGCAGAGTGTGGAAATGTTGCAGAAGCAGTGGCCTACATTGATGATCTAAAAAAGGCAGGCCTTTCCTTGAATGAGGTTATCTGCAACAGTTTGATCAAGCTTTACACTAAAATTGGGTATCTGGATGAAGCAGAAGAGACATATCGATTGCTCCGATCATCTGAGATGGGTCCGGATGTATATACCTCAAATTGTTTGATCGATTTATATAGTGAACGGTCAATGGTCCGAGAAGCGGAAGAGATTTTCGAAGATGTGAAGAGAAGAGGAGAAGCCAATGAGTTTTCATATGCAATGATGTTATGCATGTACAAGAGGATAGGCAGGGTAGAAGAAGCGATGAAAATTGCTGAAAAGATGCAGGAACTAGGAATTTTAACAGAGTTGTTAAGCTATAACAGTGTACTTGCCCTTTTTGTTGTGGATGGAAAATACAAGGAAACTGTGAAAATATTCAAGGAGATGATCAGAGTCGGGCTTGAACCGGATGATTCTAGTTTTAAATCACTTGGGTTAGTTCTTGTGAAATCTGGAGTCCCCAAGCAAGCAGTTGCTAGACTAGAGATACTGAGAAGGAAAGATGCTCAAAATGGTGTACAAGCATGGATGTCAGCTCTATCTTCTGTGGTTTGCAGTGACAGTTATGATGATCACTAAGCTCTCCGGGTTTTTTGCCCTAAGAAGGTGGTACAGCAGGTCTTGTCGGTTTTGCCAGGCTTCGACTGCGATGCATATCCTCATCGAGCAGAAGCGAAGGATAAACAATGGCATGTTGTGATTGGTATTGAAGAGACAAATGCCATGGCGGACTTGGGGTACATGTTTATCCACAGAAGATGATGATTTATGACTCTGCCTGTTTATTTACAAAATATGTAGAAATAAACTAGTAAATGTAAAGAGAATATTTTCTTGTGCATCTAATATTCTGATTAATCTGCAATTCTCCATTAGTTTTTCAAACCTGGCTCCTTACTGAAACAGTTGGCCTGCTACGCTCACATTATTACATTAGTAAGAGTGTAAGACTCTCTCATTTTATCGTAAGACTGTCTCATTAAAATATGCATTACATTATTACAATCCTCCTAAATTAAACTATATATAAATGCCTTAGAGGAAAATATATTCATTGCCATCCTAAAACTTCTTTTTTTCTAATAATGCCATTCTAGAAATTTTGTTTCTATTAGTACCACTCTAAAATATACATTCCAATCTTAATTGCCAACTCCTTACTTTGTTTACCTAAAACTGCCGGTTGCTCAATTGTGGTTAGAACTTTAGTATCTATTTTTTTTAGGGaactaatttatttattttttaactaGATCTCTCGTTTTTAGTACAAAAAACAGTTCACATTTTAGAAAATTGGAGTAGCAAACTTCAGACAATAGCTCATTGATGCAAATTGTAGGCTAATCAGTAATCACTACACCAAAAGATTTTCGTGTTAGTTATTTAGCGTTTTCGTCTCGATTGTATTTGTAACGAAATGTTATCACAACAATTGCATATTCGATAATATAGACACCACTGTCGTAGCCTGTCGTGGCGAATACATAAGTCACTAGGTTATCTCTCTTAAATTATACCGTCTTTTAACAAAAACTTACAACTAAAATTTAGCAGTTATACCGTCTAAAGTAGAGTAAAATAAtgtaaataacaattaaaataaaatatgttGGTAAACTAAAAAATTAACATTTCTTCGAAACATGGCCTTCTGTTCTCCCATCTCTTTTAATTGCTTGCATAGCCTTCATATTGTAGAGTAGTAAGCTAAATGTCATTGTTGTCATTATCCTGCATTAGTGAAAATAGTACAAATATTAGTATATATGCACATCGTCAATAGTAGAAGAAGTTGTGTTGTCTAACCTTATACTCCTCTTCAGCATCCtggacaccaaaaaaaaaagtaagattACTGTTTTACGTAATAAAATCATCAACGCATATATATTTTCACATAAAAACTTCAAAAAAAACTCACCGGATTGTTTTTACTTCTACTTTGCGCACGTTTTTTTGTTATGACCATAATCACCGCATTTGCTACATCTTACTTTCCTTCCAAATCTGGTTACACTCCCATACTTGCTATTAGTTTCaccttcttctcttcttcttttatgttgttgttttcctctcttcctcttcttgaaCTCGGGAGACAAAATTACATCTCCTTCAGCACGTGACCACATGTTCATACCATTTAGAGGCTCGATTGGATATGAGTATGCCTTGATATATGATGCTACACTGTAACAATCACTCACATAGTCTTCGGGATTGATTCGTGCTTCTTTTAAAGCGGCAATAGCGTGGATACATGGTATTCCCGTCAAATCCCATCCATTGCATTCACAATGCTTTTGTAAAATATTTACCACATAACCTTCACTTCCAAGCTTGACACTATATCTCCCGACACCATTGGAAATGGCCTTCCATCCACTAAAAGTCTCCTTTAAAGATTGTATCTTACTTTGAATTCTAGGGCACACTTTACCTTGCATTTTTTCTCCAAGCGCTCTTCTTTTCTTTACTCTTACCATTATTGTCTCCCTTATATCCTCTAACATAGTAATAATTGGTTTGTACCTTGCCTCCAATAAGACGCCATTAAAAACTTCTGCCATATTATTGTCGACGCTATCACACTGAGCATCACGCTTGAAAAAAAATCTACACCATTTTGTGGGATTCTTGTCTAAGAGAAATTGGTGTGCCTCTATACTGAGCTCTCTCATTTCTGTCATATTATTGTCAAATGCATTTTTTGTGGATGACTTAGCTATTGCCCAAAAGATTTTCTTGTACAAATTACCCTTCCACTTTTTTCTCAAGTTTGCGTATACATGTCTAGCACATAGTCTATGCTCAGCTTCACTTAGAAGTTCTCTCACACATTCTACCAATCCCTAAAGGAAAAACAAATACAATATAATGAAACATAAGCACTATGTGAAACCCAAtaaaaattaacaaattaatcgaAAAGACTGGCCAATCAAAATTAAGAAAATATAGTGATACCTTTTGCTGGTCAGATATGATTGTCCATCCTTTACCATCACAAAGATTTAGATCGTTAATG from Silene latifolia isolate original U9 population chromosome 5, ASM4854445v1, whole genome shotgun sequence encodes the following:
- the LOC141657594 gene encoding pentatricopeptide repeat-containing protein At3g23020; the encoded protein is MLCKSLNFEMSCYFPAPYHVNIASISIRVSVSPLETHDFSSKKLQDSKFLQLPNKGNKNVGKFHKKNVNSSVVIEKQRILGLNPHGSVDELGREQSRGSWVRPKSRDKVNGVEFEGGEDGNLRGKKVHTRCSTKWASYGGCIAEMLRALENVGDLDEAFKPWEARLSNKERSIILKEQVSWERALEIFEWFKKKGCYELNVIHYNIMIRILGKARKWGEVERLWDEMRDKKIAPINSTYGTLIDVYSKGGLKEEAIVWLQRMNEQRMEPDEVTMGIVVQMYKKSGEFRKAEEFFKMWSSSKSTKEKSTLEKPTVFPTKASVGHHLSLYTYNTLIDTYGKSGQLQEMADTFQKMLKNGVIPDTITFNTMIHIYGNMGMLEEVNSLVKKMEELKRAPDTRTYNILISLYAKRDDINLAYSYLTKMKAAGLEPDPVSYRTLLYAFSIRNMVVEAELLVSEMDERGLEIDEFTQSALTRMYIEAAMLDKSWSWFQRFHLKGNMSSECYSANIDAYGERGHVDEAEKVFFCCRERNKIGVVEFNVMIKAYGISKKYDKACQLFDSMEKEGVLPDRCSYISLIQLLASADLPHIAKPYLLKMQESGLVNDCVPYSALISSFAKLGQLELAKSLYKEMIGYKVQPDIVMYGALINASAECGNVAEAVAYIDDLKKAGLSLNEVICNSLIKLYTKIGYLDEAEETYRLLRSSEMGPDVYTSNCLIDLYSERSMVREAEEIFEDVKRRGEANEFSYAMMLCMYKRIGRVEEAMKIAEKMQELGILTELLSYNSVLALFVVDGKYKETVKIFKEMIRVGLEPDDSSFKSLGLVLVKSGVPKQAVARLEILRRKDAQNGVQAWMSALSSVVCSDSYDDH